The following coding sequences lie in one Flavobacteriales bacterium genomic window:
- the gap gene encoding type I glyceraldehyde-3-phosphate dehydrogenase, translated as MIRVAINGFGRIGRVFTRALENHPAINLIAINDLADTATMAHLIKYDSVHGRFHGTVDHTETEVILNGTPIKAFHEKDPANLPWADLNIDFVVECTGFFLTRELAQKHITAGAKKVIISAPAKDADIKTVVLGVNESILNDTDTIISNASCTTNAVSPMIKILSEIAEIETIYISTIHSYTNDQRLHDAPHKDLRRARAGALSIVPTTTGAAKAITKIFPELKGKVEGGAIRVPVPDGSLIDICAVIKNNITVEQINAAFKKAANNQLKGILEYTEDEIVSIDIVGNSHSCIFDAQLTTVIGNMVKIVGWYDNEAGYSNRLIDLIEKISK; from the coding sequence ATGATAAGAGTAGCGATAAACGGTTTTGGAAGAATAGGAAGAGTTTTTACTCGTGCCTTAGAAAACCACCCAGCCATTAATTTAATTGCCATAAACGATTTAGCCGACACAGCTACTATGGCTCATTTAATTAAGTATGACTCGGTACACGGCAGATTTCATGGGACGGTTGACCACACCGAAACCGAAGTAATTTTAAACGGAACTCCTATAAAAGCTTTTCATGAAAAAGACCCTGCTAATTTACCTTGGGCTGATTTAAACATTGATTTTGTAGTTGAATGTACAGGCTTCTTTTTAACCAGAGAACTGGCTCAAAAACACATAACCGCAGGAGCTAAAAAAGTGATTATTTCTGCTCCAGCTAAAGATGCCGACATAAAAACAGTGGTACTTGGTGTTAACGAATCTATTTTAAACGATACCGACACCATTATTTCCAACGCTTCTTGTACTACCAATGCGGTTTCGCCAATGATAAAGATATTAAGCGAAATTGCCGAAATAGAAACCATTTACATTTCTACCATACACTCTTACACCAACGACCAACGTTTACACGATGCTCCACACAAAGATTTACGTAGAGCAAGAGCTGGCGCGTTATCAATTGTTCCAACCACTACAGGAGCTGCAAAAGCTATCACCAAGATTTTTCCAGAATTAAAAGGAAAAGTAGAAGGAGGAGCTATTCGTGTTCCTGTACCAGATGGTTCGTTAATTGACATTTGTGCGGTAATAAAAAATAACATTACCGTAGAGCAAATTAATGCTGCCTTTAAAAAAGCTGCTAACAACCAATTAAAAGGTATTTTAGAATACACCGAAGATGAAATTGTTTCAATTGATATAGTAGGCAACTCACACTCGTGTATTTTCGATGCTCAGCTAACCACAGTTATCGGAAACATGGTAAAAATTGTAGGCTGGTACGACAACGAAGCTGGCTACTCCAACCGTTTAATTGATTTGATTGAGAAGATTAGTAAGTAA
- a CDS encoding 30S ribosomal protein S20, producing MANHKSSIKRIRQTIAKTLRNKYQHKSTRNAVRDLRKSTDKKEAAAMLPKVSSMLDKLAKRNIIHRNKAANLKSSLTKHVAGL from the coding sequence ATGGCTAATCACAAGTCGTCAATCAAAAGAATAAGACAAACTATTGCGAAAACTTTACGTAATAAATATCAACATAAATCAACGCGTAATGCAGTTAGAGATTTAAGAAAATCTACTGATAAAAAAGAAGCTGCTGCTATGTTGCCAAAAGTATCTTCAATGCTTGATAAATTAGCTAAAAGAAACATTATTCATAGAAATAAAGCTGCAAACTTAAAGTCTAGTTTAACTAAACATGTTGCAGGTTTATAA
- a CDS encoding proline--tRNA ligase, whose product MAKDFTTRKEDYSQWYNELVVKADLAEHSAVRGCMVIKPYGYAIWEKIQAQLDKMFKETGHVNAYFPLFIPKSYLSKEADHVEGFAKECAVVTHYRLKNAEDGSGVVVDPDAKLEEELIIRPTSETIIWNTYRGWIQSYRDLPLLINQWANVVRWEMRTRLFLRTAEFLWQEGHTAHATQQEAIEEAEKMLEVYATFVENFMAIPVLKGVKTKNERFAGALETYCIEALMQDGKALQAGTSHFLGQNFAKAFDVKFATKEGTQEYVWATSWGVSTRLMGALIMVHSDDEGLVLPPNLAPIQVVIVPIYKGEEQLAEISVHALKMKAALEAKGISVKFDDRDTHKPGFKFAEYEFKGVPVRIAIGPRDIENGTVEVARRDTKEKEVLQQQDIAIKIEHLLQNIQANLYQKAIDFREENTNKADSWEEFEKLLDKGGFVLAHWDGTPETEDKIKEMTKATIRCVPLNNKQESGKCILTNNPSTQRVVFARAY is encoded by the coding sequence ATGGCAAAAGATTTTACAACAAGAAAAGAAGATTATTCGCAATGGTATAACGAATTAGTAGTTAAAGCTGATTTAGCAGAACACTCTGCTGTTAGAGGGTGTATGGTTATTAAACCTTATGGTTATGCCATTTGGGAAAAAATCCAAGCACAGTTAGATAAAATGTTTAAAGAAACAGGTCATGTTAATGCTTATTTTCCACTTTTTATTCCAAAATCGTATTTAAGTAAAGAGGCCGACCATGTTGAAGGTTTTGCTAAAGAATGTGCTGTTGTTACTCATTACCGCTTAAAAAACGCTGAAGATGGCAGTGGTGTAGTTGTTGACCCAGATGCAAAATTAGAAGAAGAATTAATTATCAGACCAACATCAGAAACCATTATTTGGAATACATACAGAGGTTGGATTCAATCATACAGAGATTTACCATTGTTAATTAACCAATGGGCAAATGTGGTGCGTTGGGAAATGCGTACACGCTTGTTTTTAAGAACAGCCGAATTTCTTTGGCAAGAAGGACATACAGCTCATGCCACACAACAAGAAGCAATTGAAGAAGCTGAAAAAATGTTGGAAGTTTACGCCACTTTTGTAGAAAATTTTATGGCTATTCCTGTATTAAAAGGAGTAAAAACCAAAAACGAACGTTTTGCTGGTGCTCTAGAAACGTATTGTATTGAAGCATTAATGCAAGACGGAAAAGCTTTACAAGCAGGAACATCACACTTTTTAGGTCAGAATTTTGCTAAAGCTTTTGATGTAAAATTTGCGACAAAAGAAGGAACACAAGAATACGTTTGGGCAACCTCTTGGGGAGTTTCAACTCGTTTAATGGGAGCATTAATTATGGTGCATTCAGATGATGAAGGCTTAGTATTACCTCCAAATTTAGCTCCAATACAAGTTGTTATTGTTCCTATATACAAAGGCGAAGAGCAATTGGCTGAAATTTCAGTTCACGCATTAAAAATGAAAGCTGCACTTGAAGCAAAAGGCATTTCTGTAAAATTTGACGATAGAGATACACACAAACCTGGTTTTAAATTTGCGGAATACGAATTTAAAGGTGTTCCTGTTCGAATTGCAATTGGACCAAGAGACATTGAAAATGGCACTGTTGAAGTAGCCAGAAGAGACACTAAAGAAAAAGAAGTTTTACAACAACAAGATATTGCTATTAAAATTGAACACTTGTTACAAAACATTCAAGCTAACTTGTATCAAAAAGCCATTGATTTTAGAGAAGAAAACACCAATAAGGCGGATAGCTGGGAAGAGTTTGAAAAACTATTGGATAAAGGAGGGTTTGTTTTAGCACACTGGGATGGAACACCCGAAACTGAAGACAAGATAAAAGAAATGACTAAAGCAACAATAAGGTGCGTTCCTTTAAACAACAAACAAGAATCAGGAAAATGTATTTTAACTAACAATCCATCAACTCAACGCGTAGTGTTTGCGAGAGCGTACTAA
- a CDS encoding peptidoglycan DD-metalloendopeptidase family protein: MLLFASLTSVFAENSDEENNTKKDTVSALVITPSNPMYDNLSSMSGDEIISLIDSLLDQKMIPKGLLKELNAYVEERLTEHDFYISLTNFYEDTPIPSNSMYDNWDTEHISPYDDELSANDTSVMLTLVDIENLCDFVMPIPDPVITSNFGYREGRSHNGIDLDLQVWDPVVASFDGMVRIALKHPGYGRVVVIRHYNGLETLYAHLHRLKVQPGDIVEAGQVIGLGGSSGRSTGSHLHYELRFKGKPLNPKHLISFKENKLISDAVELKRQKHTFAALPVGVEYHTIERGDFMFKIAKRYGITVKELCDLNDMRKSSVLRVGKTLRIK, from the coding sequence ATGTTGCTTTTCGCAAGCCTTACTTCTGTTTTTGCAGAAAATAGTGATGAGGAAAACAACACAAAGAAAGATACGGTTAGTGCGCTAGTGATTACACCATCCAATCCAATGTACGATAATTTATCCAGCATGTCTGGAGATGAAATCATATCATTGATTGATTCATTATTAGATCAAAAAATGATTCCAAAAGGTTTACTGAAAGAGTTAAATGCTTATGTTGAAGAACGATTAACTGAACATGATTTTTATATTTCGTTAACTAATTTTTACGAAGACACCCCTATCCCTTCGAATTCGATGTACGACAATTGGGATACAGAACACATTTCACCATACGACGATGAGCTTTCTGCAAACGACACAAGTGTAATGTTAACACTTGTTGACATTGAAAATCTATGTGACTTTGTAATGCCCATACCCGATCCGGTTATCACTTCAAATTTCGGATATAGAGAAGGCAGGAGTCATAATGGAATTGATTTAGATTTGCAAGTTTGGGACCCAGTTGTTGCGTCGTTTGACGGCATGGTTAGAATAGCATTAAAACATCCTGGATACGGAAGAGTTGTTGTTATACGTCACTACAACGGATTGGAAACCCTATATGCACATTTACATCGATTAAAAGTACAACCAGGCGATATTGTTGAGGCTGGACAAGTTATTGGACTAGGAGGGAGTTCTGGTCGATCAACAGGTAGTCACCTGCATTACGAACTGCGTTTTAAAGGAAAACCACTGAACCCAAAACACCTTATTTCTTTTAAAGAAAACAAATTGATAAGTGATGCTGTTGAGCTTAAAAGACAAAAACATACTTTTGCAGCATTACCCGTTGGAGTTGAATACCATACCATTGAGCGTGGTGATTTTATGTTTAAAATTGCCAAACGATATGGTATAACTGTAAAAGAATTGTGCGATTTAAACGACATGAGAAAAAGTTCTGTTTTGCGAGTGGGTAAAACGTTAAGAATTAAATAA
- a CDS encoding SRPBCC family protein: MSFLKRFSLVFLGFILLLFFFSFFLPSALKIERKIAIDASADMVFHQVDELKNWKNWSVWAEKDASIYTKKDNFSVPSSGVGATFSWASEDDGVGEGTMKITKSQPFDLVELSLDFGTGDVLSYWNFQQKEDVVEVTWGINFDFGFNPISKWFGLFLEDELAEDLEKGLQKLKSFTENLPKINSGIVTQQKIEKPLWFLSIRELVDGRAIATIHSKLFSEIGMYMEKNKISDDLPPLVIYHSWTDTLVDIEAGLLLEDSIGVNSSRIKLNKIKPGNVVMATHYGAYDRIPETYFSINEWMRKNEVQVIGAPWELYIVDPSIEQNPDKWVTEIYFPIN, encoded by the coding sequence ATGAGTTTTCTGAAACGATTTTCTCTTGTTTTTCTTGGGTTTATACTACTCTTATTCTTCTTCTCATTTTTTTTACCATCAGCACTAAAAATTGAACGTAAAATAGCTATTGATGCTTCTGCTGATATGGTTTTTCATCAGGTTGATGAATTAAAAAACTGGAAAAATTGGTCGGTTTGGGCAGAAAAAGATGCGTCAATTTATACAAAAAAAGATAATTTCTCTGTTCCTTCGAGTGGGGTTGGAGCAACATTCAGTTGGGCTAGTGAGGATGATGGTGTTGGAGAGGGGACTATGAAAATAACTAAATCACAACCTTTTGATTTAGTAGAATTGTCTCTTGATTTTGGAACAGGAGATGTGCTTTCATATTGGAATTTTCAGCAAAAAGAAGATGTTGTTGAGGTAACTTGGGGTATAAATTTCGATTTTGGATTTAACCCTATTTCTAAATGGTTTGGTCTTTTTTTAGAAGACGAATTGGCTGAAGATCTTGAAAAAGGACTTCAAAAACTAAAATCCTTCACCGAAAATTTGCCAAAAATTAATAGTGGAATTGTTACCCAGCAAAAAATAGAAAAACCACTTTGGTTTCTATCGATTAGAGAACTTGTTGATGGGCGAGCAATAGCAACAATACATTCAAAGTTGTTTTCTGAAATTGGAATGTACATGGAAAAAAATAAGATTTCAGATGATTTGCCACCTTTGGTAATTTATCATTCTTGGACAGATACCCTTGTTGACATCGAGGCAGGATTACTGTTAGAGGATTCTATTGGCGTAAATAGTAGTAGAATTAAATTGAATAAAATAAAACCTGGAAATGTTGTAATGGCTACTCATTATGGTGCTTACGATAGAATTCCAGAAACGTATTTTAGTATTAACGAATGGATGAGAAAAAATGAAGTTCAAGTGATTGGTGCTCCTTGGGAATTGTACATCGTTGACCCATCAATTGAACAAAACCCTGATAAATGGGTAACAGAGATATATTTTCCAATAAATTAA
- a CDS encoding lysophospholipid acyltransferase family protein: MSKLAAFIFKILGWKIVGELPQFKKFVIIGAPHTSNWDFFYGRLYFFIYKIPVQFFIKKEWFFFPMNLLLKSLGAIPVNRAKNTKMTEEIVKTFNNREELVMLVTPEGTRKYNPEWKKGFYYIALKAKVPIVMGYVDYSTRTAGIGPHIYPSGNIDEDMKTILDFYRTKKGRFPEQGVR, encoded by the coding sequence GTGTCAAAATTAGCAGCTTTCATATTTAAAATTTTAGGTTGGAAAATTGTTGGAGAACTCCCACAGTTTAAAAAATTTGTCATTATTGGAGCTCCACATACGAGTAATTGGGATTTTTTTTATGGGAGGTTATACTTTTTTATTTATAAAATTCCAGTTCAATTTTTCATCAAAAAAGAATGGTTTTTCTTTCCAATGAATTTGTTGTTAAAATCGCTTGGAGCAATTCCTGTTAATAGAGCTAAAAACACTAAAATGACAGAGGAAATTGTTAAAACCTTTAACAATAGAGAGGAATTGGTAATGTTGGTTACACCTGAAGGAACAAGAAAATACAACCCAGAGTGGAAAAAAGGATTTTACTACATTGCTCTAAAAGCCAAAGTGCCTATTGTTATGGGATATGTAGATTATTCGACTAGAACAGCAGGCATAGGACCTCACATCTATCCTTCAGGTAATATTGATGAAGACATGAAAACCATTTTGGATTTTTATAGAACCAAGAAAGGTCGTTTCCCTGAACAAGGAGTGAGATAG